In the genome of Candidatus Dependentiae bacterium, the window CTGGAATACAAGGGTTTTCACGCACAAACATATTTAGAATGCGATCTTTTTACCTAGTCTATGCAAGAATCCCACAAGCCGTGGGACTCTTAAACGAGCTCCCAATCAGCAAAATCCCATGGGGGCACAATGTTCTTTTAATAGAAAAAATTAAAGATCTACAAGAACGCCTATGGTATGCCCAGCAAGTTATAGAAAATGGTCTTAGTAGAGCTTCGCTCGAAGCATGGATTAAATCAAAAGCATATAAACGGCATGGCAAAGCTATTACAAACTTTGCGGATAAACTACCAGAGCCTCAATCCAGGCTTGCTCAAGAAGTACTTAAAGATCCCTATGATTTTGATTTTCTCAGACTCGATGCTAATTATCGAGAGCTTGATCTCGAACAAGGGCTTATCGATAATATTCAAAAATTGCTTTTAGAACTTGGTAAGGGCTTTGCTTTTATCGGCCGACAGTACCATCTAGAAATCGAAGGAGAAGATTATTATCTTGATCTTCTATTTTACCACATCAAGCTGCGCTGCTTTTGCGTGGTAGAGCTGAAAAATACCAAATTTAAACCTGAATATGCAGGGAAACTTAACTTTTACATCTCAGCGGTCGATGATCTTTTAAAGCACAAAGACGATAATCCTTCCATCGGAATCCTGCTCTGTAATGATGAAAGAAAACTTACGATTGAATACGCTTTGCGAGATATTAATAAGCCAATAGGCGTTTCGGGGTACTTGATAAAAATTGTAGAATCGCTCCCTAAAAAATTGCAAAGCAGCCTGCCAACTATTGAAGATATTGAAGCCGAATTAACACCTGCTCTCCAGAAAAAACCTAAAAAAACAGCTGTAAAACAACGTACATCTAAAAAAGTTCATCGATAGGCTTACGGCCATGGCAAGCCTATTTCTCTTTGAGGATAACGCGTTTTACTGCCTTTTTTCTTTGCAAGTTTTTCTTTTTTCACATTTTGGTCAATTGCAAGATGAACAGAAAAAATCTGCGACTCTTTTCTGTTCATCGTATATTTTACAATTATAAATGAGTGAATTTTTATGAAGAGCAAGAAAATAATCTTTTATGCGCCACTACTATTCGTAGCAATTTTTATTTTCGGGCACGTTGTGCCGAACATTATCGAATCAGATGATATTTGTAATGTTGAAAATTATGTAGTGAGTGGGCAGGGACGTCCGATTGTCATTTTTGATATCGATAATACATTGCTTCACCCTCAAGAGATTATGGCACGTGTTGAGTGTGTCATCGCTCGCAGAGATCAGATCATGAAATCTGGTTTAGATATGGAAGCTGCCTATGACAAAGTATTACCAGCTTATTTTGCTGCTTTGCAAAAAACAGCGGTTACTCTTGTGGATGAAAAATCGGTTGACTTTATCAAACAGTTGCAAAGCAGAGGAATTATCATTATTGCAATGACCGCGCGCTCTTTAGAATTTGAGGAATCGACCCTACGACAGCTTGACTCTGTCGGTATTAATTTTTGCGCCACTGCTCCAATACTCAAAAAAGATCTAAGTTCTGAGGGACTTAATGAACCAATAAGTTTTAAAAATGGGATCATCTTTGCAGGTGGTACCAATGATAAAGGTGCTGTTCTTGAGCGATTTTTACAACAAGCAGAGCTTATCCCTGACAGGGGCAAGATTATTTTGGTTGGTGAAAAAGAGCTTGCTCC includes:
- a CDS encoding DUF2608 domain-containing protein, which produces MKSKKIIFYAPLLFVAIFIFGHVVPNIIESDDICNVENYVVSGQGRPIVIFDIDNTLLHPQEIMARVECVIARRDQIMKSGLDMEAAYDKVLPAYFAALQKTAVTLVDEKSVDFIKQLQSRGIIIIAMTARSLEFEESTLRQLDSVGINFCATAPILKKDLSSEGLNEPISFKNGIIFAGGTNDKGAVLERFLQQAELIPDRGKIILVGEKELAPDKIQIILIDDKEKNLIDGQRKAIELGIPFTGIRYSKLDLEVQRFNADPAMQAFVLEASNYYDLSEKGKI
- a CDS encoding DUF1016 family protein, which codes for QQAQLKASLAVNSELIQLYWDIGKSIVEKQEQEGWKAQIIEKLCKDLQNAFPGIQGFSRTNIFRMRSFYLVYARIPQAVGLLNELPISKIPWGHNVLLIEKIKDLQERLWYAQQVIENGLSRASLEAWIKSKAYKRHGKAITNFADKLPEPQSRLAQEVLKDPYDFDFLRLDANYRELDLEQGLIDNIQKLLLELGKGFAFIGRQYHLEIEGEDYYLDLLFYHIKLRCFCVVELKNTKFKPEYAGKLNFYISAVDDLLKHKDDNPSIGILLCNDERKLTIEYALRDINKPIGVSGYLIKIVESLPKKLQSSLPTIEDIEAELTPALQKKPKKTAVKQRTSKKVHR